From one Phycodurus eques isolate BA_2022a chromosome 19, UOR_Pequ_1.1, whole genome shotgun sequence genomic stretch:
- the hpdl gene encoding 4-hydroxyphenylpyruvate dioxygenase-like protein produces the protein MAAYVKRLHHVSLHVSNVDKLANDFISKFKFNLFATRRTERTRQLVFRTGTAVFVVNERANRGEPQPADAGCLYDIPPCYPVDTACNVCFEVDDVRGSFEALRRLGCSFPVPPTTVRDPRGRVTYTVLRSVVGNVCHTLIDKSDYRGSFLPGFQVTEAEGGQAQAVTHVDHVDHITYACPTGTSREVLRWYQQLFGFQRFFMHSNDKADSGLVINQKGIGLRLTAMDYWKCGESGLSLPGCKFVLAESLPKQGSNQVNTFLKEHRAAGIQHIGLHTGNIVAAVRSMADAGVGFFSPPPAYYTQVGKLQEIEDAGQDVQKLARHGILLDADPQQQASSASEAQRYLLQVFSKPIFAEDTFFLELIQRKGASGFGEGNIQALWRSLQTYMEGDKAEEGAPETGLQQSR, from the exons ATGGCGGCCTACGTGAAACGGCTGCACCACGTTTCTCTGCACGTCTCCAACGTGGACAAACTGGCCAACGACTTTATTTCCAAATTCAAGTTCAACCTGTTCGCCACCAGGCGGACCGAGCGGACGCGCCAGCTGGTCTTCCGGACCGGGACGGCGGTGTTTGTCGTTAACGAGCGGGCCAACCGAGGCGAGCCGCAGCCGGCGGACGCGGGGTGCCTCTACGACATCCCCCCGTGCTACCCGGTGGACACAGCCTGCAACGTTTGCTTCGAGGTGGACGACGTCCGCGGCTCCTTCGAGGCTCTGCGGCGGCTGGGCTGCAGCTTCCCGGTGCCGCCCACCACCGTGCGGGACCCCCGGGGCCGGGTCACCTACACCGTGCTGCGCTCCGTGGTGGGCAACGTGTGCCACACGTTGATCGACAAGAGCGACTACCGGGGCAGCTTTTTGCCCGGCTTCCAGGTGACGGAGGCCGAGGGCGGCCAAGCGCAGGCTGTCACTCACGTGGACCACGTGGACCACATCACCTACGCGTGCCCCACCGGCACCAGCCGGGAAGTCCTCAGGTGGTACCAGCAGCTGTTCGGCTTCCAGAGGTTCTTTATGCACAG CAACGACAAGGCGGACAGCGGCTTGGTCATCAACCAGAAGGGCATCGGCCTCCGCCTGACCGCCATGGACTACTGGAAGTGCGGCGAGTCGGGCCTCTCGCTGCCCGGCTGCAAGTTCGTCCTCGCCGAGTCGCTGCCCAAGCAAG GCAGTAACCAGGTGAACACTTTCTTGAAAGAGCACCGGGCGGCGGGAATCCAGCACATCGGGCTGCACACGGGCAACATCGTGGCGGCGGTGCGCAGCATGGCTGACGCCGGCGTGGGCTTTTTCTCACCGCCGCCTGCCTACTATACTCAG GTGGGCAAACTGCAGGAGATCGAGGACGCGGGACAGGACGTGCAGAAGCTGGCGCGGCACGGAATTCTCCTGGACGCCGACCCGCAGCAACAGGCCTCGTCAGCCAGCGAGGCGCAGAG GTACCTCCTGCAGGTGTTCTCCAAGCCCATCTTCGCCGAGGACACCTTCTTCCTGGAGCTGATCCAGCGCAAGGGGGCGAGCGGCTTCGGCGAGGGCAACATCCAAGCCCTGTGGCGGTCGCTGCAGACGTACATGGAGGGCGACAAGGCGGAGGAGGGCGCTCCCGAAACTGGCCTGCAACAGTCACGATGA
- the zranb1a gene encoding ubiquitin thioesterase ZRANB1 gives MTDQREKWACDYCTYENWPSAAKCTMCRAHRSRGPIITEEPYKSGPDSDPPSRQWDPLASEGGSGGLLICPDSSARPRVRPAGVAEMAAKWSCHMCTYLNWPRAVRCTQCLCRRPKSGSAAESPHVSGCRPAPPRCPADPCEEYNDRNRLDTHRRYWMCSSCAYQNSPKTLKCVVCERPEAIELAAPSAERDRARRRGDGSAAPGPLGQRRSPPLAEREDNVQTDFQRIEPAAGGVSGKDEHEMDFKKLKQIRNRMRKTDWLFLSACAGVVEGDLATVEAYKSSGGDIARQLTADEVQLLNRASAFDVGFTLVHLAIRFQRQDMLAVLLTEVNQQAAKCIPSMVCPELTEQIRREIAASLHQRKGDFACYFLSDLVTFTLPADIEDLPPSVQEKLFDEVLDRDVQKELEEDSPVINWSMELGTRLDSRLYALWNRTAGDCLLDSVLQATWGIHDKDSVLRKTLHDSLHDCSHWFYTRWKEWESWYSQSFGLHFSLREEQWQEDWAFILSLASQPGASLEQTHIFVLAHILRRPIIVYGVKYYKSFRGETLGYTRFQGVYLPLLWEQSFCWKSPIALGYTRGHFSALVAMENDGYGDNRGAGANLDTDDDVTVTFLPLVDSERKLLHIHFLSAQETGNEEQQEKLLRSWLDCSVTDGGMLAAVQKSSRRRHHPLVTQMLEKWLDTYRQMRPRAALSDGEDDDDDDE, from the exons ATGACGGACCAGAGGGAGAAATGGGCCTGCGACTACTGCACCTACGAGAACTGGCCCTCTGCCGCCAAGTGCACGATGTGCCGCGCTCACAGGTCCCGGGGTCCCATCATCACGGAGGAACCGTACAAGAGCGGGCCCGACTCGGACCCGCCGAGCCGCCAGTGGGACCCCCTCGCCAGCGAGGGGGGCAGCGGCGGCCTCCTCATCTGCCCGGACTCCAGCGCCAGGCCCCGCGTCCGCCCGGCCGGCGTGGCGGAGATGGCCGCCAAGTGGTCGTGCCACATGTGCACCTACCTGAACTGGCCCCGAGCCGTCCGCTGCACGCAGTGTCTGTGCCGGCGCCCCAAAAGCGGAAGCGCCGCCGAATCGCCGCACGTGTCCGGCTGCCGCCCGGCGCCGCCCCGCTGCCCCGCGGACCCGTGCGAGGAGTACAACGACCGCAACCGCCTCGACACCCACCGGCGCTACTGGATGTGCTCGTCGTGCGCTTACCAGAACTCGCCCAAAACGCTCAAGTGCGTGGTGTGCGAGCGCCCCGAGGCCATCGAGCTGGCCGCCCCGTCCGCCGAGCGGGACCGGGCGAGGCGGCGGGGCGACGGCAGCGCCGCCCCGGGTCCTCTCGGCCAGAGGAGGTCGCCTCCTCTGGCCGAGAGGGAGGACAACGTCCAAACGGACTTCCAGAGGATCGAGCCGGCGGCGGGAGGCGTGAGCGGCAAGGACGAGCACGAGATGGACTTCAAGAAGCTCAAGCAGATACGAAACAGGATGAGGAAAACGGACTGGTTGTTTCTCAGCGCTTGTGCCG GCGTGGTGGAAGGGGACCTGGCGACGGTAGAAGCCTACAAGTCGTCGGGCGGCGACATCGCGCGGCAGCTGACCGCCGACGAGGTGCAGCTGCTCAACCGGGCGTCGGCGTTCGACGTGGGCTTCACGCTGGTGCACCTGGCCATTCGCTTCCAGAGGCAGGACATGCTCGCCGTCCTCCTCACCGAG GTGAATCAGCAGGCGGCCAAGTGCATCCCGTCCATGGTGTGTCCCGAGCTGACGGAGCAGATCCGCCGGGAGATCGCCGCGTCGCTGCATCAGCGCAAAGGCGACTTCGCCTGCTACTTCCTCAGCGATCTGGTCACCTTCACGCTGCCCGCCG ATATCGAAGACCTGCCTCCCTCCGTCCAGGAGAAACTGTTTGACGAGGTTTTAGATCGGGATGTGCAGAAAG AGCTGGAGGAAGACTCGCCGGTCATCAACTGGTCCATGGAGCTGGGCACGCGTCTGGACAGCCGCCTGTACGCGCTGTGGAACCGCACGGCCGGGGACTGCCTGCTGGACTCGGTGCTGCAGGCCACTTGGGGCATCCACGACAAGGACTCGGTCTTGCGCAAGACGCTCCACGACAGCCTGCACGACTGCTCGCACTG gtTTTACACTCGCTGGAAGGAGTGGGAGTCATGGTACTCGCAAAGCTTCGGTCTTCACTTCTCTCTGCGGGAAGAGCAGTGGCAGGAGGATTGGGCCTTCATCTTGTCTCTGGCCAGCCAG CCCGGGGCGAGCCTGGAGCAGACCCACATTTTCGTGCTGGCACACATCCTCCGCAGGCCAATCATCGTCTACGGCGTGAAATACTACAAAAGTTTCCGAGGAGAGACGTTAGGGTACACGAGATTTCAAG GCGTGTACCTGCCGCTGCTGTGGGAGCAGAGCTTCTGCTGGAAGAGCCCGATCGCGCTGGGCTACACGCGCGGCCACTTCTCGGCCCTGgtggccatggagaacgacggCTACGGCGACAATCGCGGCGCGGGCGCCAACCTCGACACGGACGACGACGTCACCGTCACCTTCCTGCCGCTGGTGGACAGCGAGCGCAAGCTGCTGCACATCCACTTCCTGTCTGCGCAAGAG ACGGGCAACGAGGAGCAGCAAGAGAAGCTTCTGCGCTCGTGGCTGGACTGCAGCGTGACGGACGGCGGCATGCTGGCCGCCGTGCAGAAGAGCTCACGCCGCCGCCACCACCCGCTGGTCACGCAGATGCTGGAGAAGTGGCTGGACACGTACCGGCAGATGCGACCGCGCGCCGCGCTCTCCGAcggcgaggacgacgacgacgacgacgaatga